The segment TGATTCGCTTTTCGCTTATCATAATACCTTTTTAATATTCCAATTGTTATAATTATCATCAGCAATAGCCCTAAAAGAAAAGTAAGCTTTTGTGCTGTTTGTCTTTTTATTTCTGCATCCTTAATTTGTTTATCACGATTTAAATTTTCGATTTCTTTTTGTTTATTATCAAGCTGATACGTTGCTTCCAGTTCTATCATTTGTTTGTTCTTTTCTTTACTGAACAAGCTGTCATTTGTTTGAGAATAAAGTTTAAAATATTCGAGGGATTTATTAAAGTCATTTAGCTTCTCATATGATAATGACAGTGCAGCATACGCCTGATTAATTCTTTCGGTATAATTTAATTTTAAGTTTATTTCCAGCGACTTTTTAGAGTACTCAATTGCTTCGTTATAATTTCCCATTAAATTAAGAATATCGGCAATGTTAACAAGATAAGAACCAACATTTGGGATATCATTAATTATATTGGCAGTTGCTACTGATTTGTGCAAATAATCTAACGCTTTATTATAATTTCCTCTGTCTTTATACACTAAAGCTATATTGTTTAAACAAAATGCCTGTCCCTGAACATTATCAATTTCTGTATATCCCTGTAAAGCTTTTTCAAAATTATCAATTGCACTTACATCTTCTTTTGTGCTCATATATATCAGTCCAATATTATTAAAAGTATGAGCAATTCCTATTTTATCATTAGTCTTTTGCTTTAATTTTAATGATTTTATAAAATAACTTAATGCCGTTTTATAATTTTTTTGCTTATAATGTAATGTACCAATACTATTATAACATTTTGCAATACCTTTATCAAACTTAATTCCCTCTGCAATTCTTAAAGATAATTGAACATATTTTAAAGCTTTGGTGTTATTATTTAACTTCTCGTAAATTGATGCGATATTAAATGCACTTCCAGCCATCAAATTTTTATCATTATTCTGCTTAGCAACAGAGTACGTTTTCTGGGAATAATCTATTGCAACAGTATAATCGCCAATATATTTATAACATATAGACAAGTTATTGTAACATAATGAAATTCCATTATCATTATTAACAATCTCATAATTATTTAAAGAATTATTAAATTGACTGATTGCTTTTTTGTAATCACCGGCATTAATATAGGCAAATCCATTATTTGAATAACACTTTGCAATTTTATTATAAATATCTGTTGCTTGTTGATCACTTGCTGAACTATGCAATTTCCAAATATAAATTGGAATTGCTTTTTTGTTATATACTACTGCTTTATCATTTTTATAACAACTTACTAAATAATCAGCATAACCAGCCATAGCATCTGCCATTCCAAGGGTATATCGAATACTTCTTGATAATTTAAAAGAAATTAAATAATTTTTTTCTGCTGCTAATGTGTCTTCAATACTTATAAATTTAAAGCATTTATTATATAAATTAACCTTTACAGTATCGATTTTAGTATTACGAATTAAAACTTTAAGGCTGTCTAAAACAGTTGAAGTCTGAGAAAATACTTCCGGTTTAATAACCAATAAAAAAAGTAAAAAAAGCAAAGTTTTTATTTTACTTATTTTCATTCCCTGCTGCTTTACTTTATATACCTGTTAAGCATTTCGCTAAATTCATTTTTCACATTTCGTGAAATTAATATTTCAGAACCATCTGACATTTGAATAATTCCACCATCCTTTAACGGACTATATTTTTTTATATAGCTAAGGTTAATCAAATGAGATTTATGTGTTCTAAAAAAACTTTCTG is part of the Bacteroidia bacterium genome and harbors:
- a CDS encoding tetratricopeptide repeat protein, with protein sequence MKISKIKTLLFLLFLLVIKPEVFSQTSTVLDSLKVLIRNTKIDTVKVNLYNKCFKFISIEDTLAAEKNYLISFKLSRSIRYTLGMADAMAGYADYLVSCYKNDKAVVYNKKAIPIYIWKLHSSASDQQATDIYNKIAKCYSNNGFAYINAGDYKKAISQFNNSLNNYEIVNNDNGISLCYNNLSICYKYIGDYTVAIDYSQKTYSVAKQNNDKNLMAGSAFNIASIYEKLNNNTKALKYVQLSLRIAEGIKFDKGIAKCYNSIGTLHYKQKNYKTALSYFIKSLKLKQKTNDKIGIAHTFNNIGLIYMSTKEDVSAIDNFEKALQGYTEIDNVQGQAFCLNNIALVYKDRGNYNKALDYLHKSVATANIINDIPNVGSYLVNIADILNLMGNYNEAIEYSKKSLEINLKLNYTERINQAYAALSLSYEKLNDFNKSLEYFKLYSQTNDSLFSKEKNKQMIELEATYQLDNKQKEIENLNRDKQIKDAEIKRQTAQKLTFLLGLLLMIIITIGILKRYYDKRKANQILTLQKIEISEKNSELFTQNEEILLQKTKLEDNLVYTEKLQEVLKADLSKYKQVALKKLINPHFIFNSLNSIQSFILQNDKLQASIYLSKFSDLMRKTLEYSQKDYISLNEELEALKLYLELEQKRFDGKFDFEIITDSKIDKNECKIPPMIFQPFVENSIWHGFMHKESNGMLLINLKLDDSGIMVICNIEDNGIGREKSKEINKNRIKRESHGIEITNQRLSILNSLYNLDIQIIYFDLKDKEGNSSGTKVTFNFPYIVNNFDIT